Proteins from a single region of Cytophagia bacterium CHB2:
- the rpsT gene encoding 30S ribosomal protein S20: protein MAHHSAAIKSIRQDKVRHARNRSQRSALKTLTKKVLAATDQTAAEQSYKEVSSLLDKMARKRIIHPNKAANQKSRLALFRNKLAAKAS, encoded by the coding sequence ATGGCACATCATTCCGCTGCAATTAAAAGCATTCGCCAAGATAAAGTCCGGCATGCGCGCAACCGCAGCCAACGCTCGGCGTTGAAAACATTAACGAAGAAGGTATTGGCCGCGACCGACCAGACAGCGGCAGAACAATCTTATAAAGAAGTATCTTCGTTGCTGGATAAGATGGCGCGCAAACGCATTATTCATCCCAATAAAGCGGCGAATCAAAAATCGCGCTTGGCGTTGTTCCGCAACAAACTGGCGGCCAAAGCCTCATAA